The Pedobacter roseus genome contains a region encoding:
- a CDS encoding sulfate adenylyltransferase subunit 1: MNILKFFTAGSVDDGKSTLIGRLLYDTDSILADQLEALQSSNRKNDDGSIDLAILTDGLRAEREQGITIDVAYKYFQTEKRKFIIADTPGHIQYTRNMVTGASTANLAIILIDARNGVVEQTIRHSYIVSLLGIKHVVVCINKMDMVDYSETVYNSIIEKYKILAQQLKLADVTYIPVSALKGDNVVQTSENMDWYGGESLLHFLEKVDTDSLDKSQLARMPVQWVVRPQTEELHDYRGYAGRVLSGTFNLNDKVTVLPSGASSTVEKIEFFDQALDAAHAGQSVIIHLKDDVDISRGDTIVNASALPQETKLIEADLCWMDTRALDTSIMYNIQHNSKITKCKISEILHKVDINTLEKHAADEFKLNDIGRVIVKTADALAFDLYDDNRANGSAILVDTRTNLTVGALMFRAAVE; the protein is encoded by the coding sequence ATACAGATTCTATTTTGGCCGATCAGTTAGAAGCTTTACAGAGTTCTAACCGCAAAAATGACGATGGGTCAATAGATTTAGCCATTCTTACCGATGGTTTAAGGGCAGAGCGCGAGCAGGGCATCACCATTGATGTAGCTTACAAATACTTTCAGACAGAGAAACGTAAATTCATTATAGCTGATACCCCGGGGCATATTCAATATACCAGAAATATGGTTACTGGTGCGTCTACTGCTAATTTGGCCATCATTTTAATCGATGCCCGTAACGGTGTAGTGGAGCAAACCATCCGCCACTCTTATATTGTTTCCTTACTGGGAATTAAACATGTGGTGGTTTGCATCAACAAAATGGACATGGTTGATTATAGTGAAACCGTTTACAATTCAATCATCGAGAAATACAAAATCCTGGCACAACAATTAAAACTGGCTGATGTAACCTACATTCCGGTGAGTGCATTAAAAGGCGATAATGTGGTGCAGACATCTGAAAACATGGATTGGTATGGAGGCGAAAGTTTGCTGCATTTCTTAGAGAAAGTAGATACCGATAGCTTAGATAAATCACAATTGGCGCGTATGCCAGTACAATGGGTGGTTCGTCCGCAAACAGAAGAACTGCACGATTACCGTGGTTATGCGGGGCGTGTATTGAGCGGAACCTTTAATTTAAATGATAAAGTGACTGTTCTTCCTTCAGGAGCCAGCTCTACCGTAGAGAAGATTGAGTTTTTCGATCAGGCGCTTGACGCAGCACATGCTGGTCAGTCGGTTATTATTCATTTAAAAGATGATGTAGATATCAGCAGGGGCGATACCATTGTAAATGCATCGGCTTTGCCACAGGAAACAAAACTGATTGAGGCTGATCTTTGCTGGATGGATACCCGTGCATTGGATACCTCAATTATGTACAACATTCAGCATAATAGCAAAATTACCAAATGTAAAATCAGCGAAATTTTGCATAAGGTTGATATCAATACACTCGAGAAACATGCTGCAGATGAATTTAAATTAAACGATATCGGCCGCGTGATTGTGAAAACCGCGGATGCCTTAGCTTTTGATTTATATGACGATAACCGCGCAAACGGTTCTGCCATTTTGGTTGATACACGTACCAATTTAACTGTTGGGGCATTGATGTTCAGGGCGGCAGTGGAGTAA
- the cobA gene encoding uroporphyrinogen-III C-methyltransferase, which produces MILNKVEKANIEPKITLIGAGPGDPDLFSLKGVKALKTADVVLYDANVNEALLCHAPDGIPKVYVGKRSDDESFSQDAVNKLIIDYALNYGHVVRLKSGDPFFFAKGYEEIDAAESYSIPTEIIPGISSATGAPSLQKIPMIYKDLSESFWAVTGTNSRGEISEDLYIAAKTKATIVVLNGIEKVKEIAAIFQAENKNLLPVAVIQNGSTPQEKIAIGIVDTIAEIVEDKKIDAPALLVFGDVVSLHPQFQPIRDFYEIIAEEY; this is translated from the coding sequence ATGATTTTGAATAAAGTAGAAAAAGCGAACATTGAACCAAAAATTACTTTAATAGGTGCTGGTCCTGGCGATCCGGATTTATTTAGTTTAAAGGGTGTTAAGGCATTAAAAACAGCTGATGTTGTTTTGTATGATGCAAATGTGAACGAAGCTTTATTGTGTCATGCGCCAGATGGTATTCCGAAAGTTTATGTGGGCAAACGTTCTGATGATGAATCTTTCTCTCAGGATGCAGTAAACAAGCTAATCATCGATTATGCTTTAAACTATGGCCATGTGGTACGTTTAAAAAGTGGCGATCCTTTTTTCTTTGCAAAAGGATATGAGGAAATTGATGCGGCAGAATCGTACAGTATTCCGACAGAGATTATACCAGGTATTTCGAGTGCAACCGGTGCGCCGAGTTTGCAAAAAATCCCGATGATTTATAAGGACCTTAGCGAAAGTTTCTGGGCAGTAACCGGAACAAATAGCAGAGGCGAAATATCAGAAGATTTATATATTGCTGCAAAAACCAAAGCAACCATTGTTGTTTTAAACGGAATTGAAAAAGTAAAAGAAATTGCTGCTATTTTCCAGGCTGAAAATAAAAATTTGTTGCCTGTAGCCGTCATCCAGAATGGATCTACCCCACAGGAAAAAATTGCAATAGGTATTGTAGATACCATTGCCGAAATTGTAGAAGATAAAAAAATAGATGCACCAGCACTATTGGTTTTTGGTGATGTGGTTTCACTTCACCCACAATTTCAACCCATCCGCGATTTCTACGAAATCATAGCGGAAGAGTACTAG
- a CDS encoding glycogen synthase yields MEIIHISAECYPVAKVGGLADVVGALPKYQNKLGHIAKVVVPAYDTKFIRESEFEVTYDAWANYGNHHFQYRILKEKTNKLGFDLYVIHIQGLTDRPNVYGYSDDTERFLAFQIATLDWIVQWEHRPDVIHCHDHHTGLIPFMVSNSVKYKPISGVPTVLTIHNAQYQGQFGWDKLYYLPAFDLWKGGLLGWEDAINPLASAIKCAWRVTTVSPTYLEEMMGNARGLESLLRQERWKSIGILNGIDSEVWDPETDPMLGKNYNLKTVEAGKLANKTALCSVFQLDPSKPLFTFIGRLVDEKGADILPDIFYTALQQHGDNINILVLGSGDSWVEGRLNQLKDLFGGKYNAYIGYNEQVSHEMYAGADFLIMPSRVEPCGLNQLYALRYGTVPIVRRVGGLRDTVIDIGDNGFGICHDQTSIWDVTHAINRAVELYNDKKAFKAVRKTMMKIDHSWDRAALNYIELYQKLK; encoded by the coding sequence ATGGAAATTATACATATAAGCGCCGAGTGTTACCCTGTTGCAAAAGTTGGCGGTTTGGCCGATGTGGTAGGGGCTTTACCAAAATATCAGAATAAATTAGGCCATATTGCCAAAGTAGTGGTACCGGCTTATGATACCAAATTTATCCGCGAAAGCGAGTTTGAAGTAACTTACGATGCCTGGGCAAATTACGGTAACCACCACTTTCAGTACCGCATTTTAAAAGAAAAAACCAATAAACTGGGTTTTGATTTATATGTAATCCATATTCAGGGTTTAACCGATCGCCCGAATGTTTATGGTTATAGCGATGATACAGAACGTTTTCTAGCCTTCCAGATTGCCACCCTCGATTGGATAGTACAATGGGAGCATCGTCCGGATGTAATCCATTGTCATGATCACCATACGGGTTTAATTCCGTTTATGGTTTCTAATTCTGTGAAATACAAGCCTATTAGTGGTGTTCCAACGGTTTTAACGATCCACAATGCACAATATCAGGGACAGTTTGGATGGGATAAGCTTTATTATTTACCGGCCTTCGATTTATGGAAAGGTGGTTTATTGGGCTGGGAAGATGCCATTAACCCATTGGCTTCGGCTATTAAGTGTGCGTGGAGGGTAACTACTGTTTCGCCAACTTACCTGGAAGAGATGATGGGAAATGCCCGCGGACTGGAAAGTTTGCTGAGGCAGGAGCGTTGGAAATCGATCGGGATTTTAAATGGAATTGATAGCGAAGTATGGGATCCGGAAACTGACCCGATGCTTGGCAAAAATTATAATCTAAAAACAGTAGAAGCGGGAAAACTCGCAAACAAAACAGCACTCTGCAGTGTTTTTCAATTAGACCCGTCTAAACCCCTGTTTACTTTTATTGGCAGGCTAGTTGATGAAAAGGGAGCTGATATTCTACCAGATATTTTTTACACGGCTTTGCAACAGCACGGCGATAACATCAATATACTGGTTTTAGGCTCGGGAGATAGTTGGGTAGAAGGACGATTAAACCAGTTAAAAGACCTTTTTGGCGGCAAGTACAATGCTTATATCGGTTATAATGAACAAGTATCGCACGAGATGTATGCGGGTGCAGATTTTCTGATTATGCCATCGAGGGTTGAGCCTTGTGGTTTAAACCAGCTTTATGCCCTACGTTATGGAACAGTTCCGATTGTGCGGAGGGTTGGGGGATTAAGAGATACAGTGATTGATATAGGCGACAATGGTTTCGGGATCTGCCATGATCAAACAAGTATTTGGGATGTTACCCATGCCATTAACCGCGCTGTTGAATTATACAATGATAAAAAAGCTTTTAAAGCTGTTAGAAAAACAATGATGAAAATCGATCATTCTTGGGATAGGGCAGCATTAAATTATATAGAATTATACCAAAAATTAAAATAA
- a CDS encoding glucose-1-phosphate adenylyltransferase produces MTDKVLGVILGGGQGSRLSPLTQTRSKPAVPIAGKYRLVDIPISNCLNSGIHRMFVLTQFNSASLNKHIKNTYHFSHFSTAFVDILAAEQTVQNSGWFQGTADAVRQCMHHIVSHEFDYILILSGDQLYQMDFKDMIEKHIEANAEITIATIPVTAKDATDFGILKADEENMITSFIEKPKTGLEEWVSDTGEEMQGEGRNFLASMGIYVFNREYLINILNENEEEKDFGKEILPRAITQSRVLSYQYEGYWTDIGNISSFFEANLGLTDEIPKFNMFDSNHAIFTRARMLPPSKISGTTLDKTIIAEGCIIQASKVEHAVLGIRSRIGKDTVITNAYIMGSDRYQTLEEIQEENSKGNSLIGIGDRCFINNAIIDKNCRIGNDVKINGGDHLEDGDFELYAVKDGIVVIKKGAVVPSGTVI; encoded by the coding sequence ATGACTGACAAAGTTTTAGGCGTTATCCTTGGCGGTGGCCAGGGCTCTAGATTATCGCCACTAACACAAACACGTTCAAAACCGGCAGTTCCGATTGCTGGTAAATATCGGTTGGTAGATATCCCAATTTCCAATTGCCTTAATTCAGGCATCCACCGTATGTTTGTGTTAACACAGTTTAATTCGGCATCCCTAAACAAACACATTAAAAACACGTATCACTTTAGCCACTTTAGTACGGCTTTTGTTGATATTTTGGCGGCTGAACAAACTGTACAAAACTCAGGTTGGTTTCAAGGTACAGCAGATGCAGTGCGTCAGTGTATGCACCACATCGTTTCGCATGAATTCGATTACATTTTAATTTTATCTGGTGATCAGCTCTACCAGATGGATTTTAAAGATATGATCGAAAAACATATCGAAGCGAATGCAGAAATTACCATTGCAACTATTCCGGTAACTGCAAAAGATGCTACTGATTTTGGTATTTTAAAAGCTGATGAGGAAAACATGATCACTTCATTTATCGAAAAGCCTAAAACTGGTTTAGAGGAGTGGGTATCTGATACGGGTGAAGAAATGCAGGGCGAAGGCCGTAATTTCCTGGCATCGATGGGTATTTATGTTTTTAATCGTGAGTACCTGATCAATATCTTAAATGAAAACGAAGAGGAAAAAGATTTTGGTAAAGAAATTTTGCCAAGGGCTATCACGCAGAGCAGGGTTTTAAGTTATCAATATGAAGGTTATTGGACCGATATCGGTAATATTTCATCTTTCTTTGAGGCCAATTTAGGCTTAACTGACGAAATTCCTAAGTTTAACATGTTCGATAGCAACCACGCTATTTTCACCAGGGCACGGATGCTGCCACCTTCAAAAATTTCGGGTACCACTTTAGATAAAACGATTATTGCTGAAGGCTGTATTATTCAGGCAAGCAAGGTAGAACATGCTGTTTTGGGAATCAGATCTAGGATTGGAAAAGATACGGTAATTACCAATGCCTATATTATGGGTAGCGACAGGTACCAAACTTTAGAAGAGATACAGGAAGAAAACAGTAAAGGAAATTCTTTGATCGGTATCGGCGATCGCTGTTTCATTAATAATGCTATCATCGATAAAAACTGCCGCATTGGTAACGATGTAAAAATTAACGGTGGTGATCATTTGGAAGATGGTGATTTTGAACTTTACGCTGTTAAAGATGGTATAGTGGTAATTAAAAAGGGTGCTGTTGTACCAAGTGGAACAGTAATTTAA
- a CDS encoding glycoside hydrolase family 15 protein has protein sequence MAEQHLYQTGIIGNCAFIAHVNKNTDISWLCWPRFDSPFVFGSLLDKKKGGEFSILPQGEFTSDQYYIENTNVLRTEITAEDGKYRITDFAPRFHLYERYFKPLMFIRKIEPLEGNPRITIKCEPVCDYGKGKMKSIRGSNHIDYLGCDENIRLSSNVSLTYIIDEKAFVLNEAKYLIMTYGQNLEAPVVSTAENFLRETVAYWRLWIKHSSIAGFYQPFVIRSALVLKIHQYEDTGAIIAASTTSLPESPGSTRNWDYRYCWLRDSHYVLTSLNHIGHFEEMEKYFNYLSDISHAEDTRYQPLYGIAGEREITERTLDHLEGYKGEQPIRIGNQAYEHIQNDIYGQVLISMLPLYTDHRFVFSERSDSIKWIESVLSKIERTIDEKDAGIWEFRNIANVHCYSNLFQWAGAQAALKMAKTIGNQDFEKRAQVLIDKAAAHIEACYDPERKVYTNAVGSPHLDASTLQLIMMNYLDPASDRAKDHLIALEKELKTEDGLFYRYLHADDFGKPKTTFLICAFWYVEALACVGRTDEAIKEFENIIKYCNHLLLFSEDVDAKTGSQWGNFPQAYSHVGLMNAAYRIAIKLDRPIFL, from the coding sequence ATGGCCGAACAGCACCTTTATCAAACAGGAATTATAGGAAATTGCGCTTTCATTGCACACGTAAATAAAAATACTGATATCTCATGGCTTTGCTGGCCACGTTTCGATAGTCCGTTTGTTTTTGGGAGTTTACTGGACAAGAAAAAAGGAGGCGAGTTTTCGATTTTACCCCAAGGTGAATTTACCTCTGACCAATATTATATCGAAAATACCAATGTTTTAAGGACAGAAATTACTGCCGAAGACGGAAAATATCGCATTACCGATTTTGCACCTCGTTTTCACCTTTACGAACGCTATTTTAAGCCTTTAATGTTTATCAGAAAGATTGAACCTTTAGAAGGCAATCCGCGCATTACCATCAAATGTGAGCCGGTTTGCGATTATGGGAAAGGTAAAATGAAATCGATCAGGGGTAGTAATCACATCGATTATTTAGGCTGTGATGAAAATATCCGCTTAAGCAGTAATGTATCGCTAACTTATATCATCGATGAAAAGGCCTTCGTGCTAAATGAGGCGAAATACCTCATTATGACTTATGGACAAAACCTTGAAGCGCCTGTAGTGAGTACAGCCGAAAATTTTCTTCGCGAAACTGTTGCTTACTGGCGGTTATGGATCAAACACTCCTCTATAGCAGGATTTTATCAACCTTTTGTCATCCGATCGGCGTTGGTTTTAAAAATTCACCAATACGAAGATACCGGGGCAATTATTGCCGCCAGTACCACAAGTTTGCCGGAATCGCCAGGTAGCACGCGAAACTGGGATTACCGTTATTGCTGGTTGCGCGATTCGCACTACGTGTTAACCTCGTTAAACCACATCGGGCATTTTGAAGAAATGGAGAAGTATTTTAATTACCTGTCTGATATTTCTCATGCTGAAGATACGCGGTACCAACCGCTATATGGCATCGCAGGTGAAAGGGAAATTACCGAGCGAACTCTAGATCATCTGGAAGGATATAAAGGCGAACAGCCCATCAGAATTGGAAATCAGGCTTATGAACACATCCAGAATGATATTTACGGTCAGGTTTTAATTTCAATGTTGCCCCTTTATACCGATCACCGTTTCGTATTCTCTGAACGTAGCGATTCAATAAAATGGATTGAAAGTGTGCTTTCTAAAATTGAACGAACCATTGATGAAAAGGATGCTGGTATCTGGGAATTCAGGAATATTGCCAATGTGCATTGCTATAGTAACTTATTTCAATGGGCTGGCGCTCAGGCGGCCTTGAAAATGGCCAAGACAATTGGTAATCAAGATTTCGAAAAACGTGCTCAAGTGTTAATTGATAAAGCTGCGGCACATATCGAAGCTTGTTATGATCCGGAAAGAAAAGTTTATACCAATGCCGTTGGAAGTCCGCATTTAGATGCAAGTACTTTGCAATTGATTATGATGAACTACCTGGATCCGGCTTCAGACCGTGCAAAAGATCACTTAATTGCTTTAGAAAAGGAATTGAAAACCGAAGATGGCCTTTTCTACCGTTACCTGCATGCCGATGATTTTGGAAAGCCGAAAACAACATTCCTGATCTGCGCATTCTGGTATGTGGAAGCTTTAGCCTGTGTAGGCCGGACTGATGAAGCGATTAAGGAATTTGAAAACATCATTAAATATTGTAACCACCTGCTTTTATTCAGTGAAGATGTTGATGCGAAAACTGGCAGTCAGTGGGGAAATTTTCCGCAGGCCTATAGCCATGTTGGATTAATGAATGCAGCCTACCGTATTGCAATTAAACTGGATAGACCTATATTTTTGTAA